GGTAAAGCATCAGATATTTTGGGGTTTGATTTAGCACAAACAATTTTTGCAGGGACGGAAGACGGGCTTAAACAAACACAAGTGACTCAACCCGCTGTATTTATGACTTCACTCGCAATAATGGAGGCACTGAAAAAAGCATTGCCTTCATGGGAAAAAAAGGTTTTGTGTACTGCCGGGCATAGTCTCGGAGAGTATTCCGCACTGGTTACCTCAGGTGTTTTAGCGTTTGAGGAAGGGATGAAGTTAGTCAGCAAACGCGGGGAGTTTATAGGTAAAGCATCACAACTTAATCCGGGAACTATGGCTGCGGTATTGGGTATGGGGAAAGATGCAATATCGGCGTTGTGTGAAGAAATTACCAGTTCCGGTAGCATTGTTGAGCCGGTAAATTTTAATACTGCGGAACAGATTGTAGTTGCAGGGACGGTTGATGGTATGGAATTATTCGAGAAGCTAGCGCCGGGGAAAGGCGCTAAACGCGTGATTCGGTTGGCAGTATCCGGGCCGTTTCATTCTAGTTTAATGACACCCGCAGCTGAGTTATTAGATAAAGTTGTGATCAAAGCGGTGGTTAACGATGCTGTTTTGCCGGTAGTGACTAATTGTGACGCTGTGATGACTACTGCTAAAGAAGAGTTTCGTACTAAGATGGTAAGACAGGTTAACCATCCGGTGTTTTGGGAGAACAGTGTTAAAACGATGATAAGCGCCGGTGTAAGAGTATTTATTGAAATCGGGCCGGGGAAAATTATTGGCGGGTTGATTAAAAAGATTAGCCGTGAAATTATTGTCTTAAACGCAGAAAATACGGTTACCTTGAAAAATGTAGTTGAGCAGTTATCTATTTAATATAGGAGGTAAATGTTTGTGAAATTAGAGTCAAAAGTAGCGTTTATTACCGGCGCTGCACAGGGTATTGGTAAAGAGATCGCGTTTGCATTAGCAGCTGAAGGCGCGGATATTGTTATTGCCGATATGAACGAAACAGCGGGTAATATTACGGCAGGGGAGATCACTCAAAAGTTTGGACGCCAGTCTATCGTACTGAAGCTTGATGTGTCCAAGCCAGCGGAGTGCGAAGATGTGGTTAAAAAAATTCTTGACAGATTTCAGAAAATTGATATACTTATCAACAATGCTGGGGTGACTAGAGACGGGCTTTTGGTGAGAATGAGCGAAGAAGATTGGGATTTTGTTCTTTCAATTAACCTTAAAGGCGTGTTTAATTGCACAAAAGCGTGTGCAAGGGTTATGATGAAACAACGCAGTGGAAGGATTGTCAACATAGCGTCAGTTGTTGGCCAGATGGGTAATGCGGGGCAGATAAATTATTCCGCTTCAAAAGGCGGGGTTATTGCTATGACCAAAACTACAGCCAGGGAGTTGGCATCACGCGGTGTGCTTGTTAACGCAGTTGCGCCGGGGTATATCCGTACTGCTATGACGGATAAGCTCTCTGAAGACGTTAAGGAACAATTATTGAAGATAGTTCCTCTCGGACGGTTGGGTGAAGCAGCGGAAGTAGCAAAAG
The sequence above is a segment of the Elusimicrobiota bacterium genome. Coding sequences within it:
- the fabD gene encoding ACP S-malonyltransferase, which produces MVVQDKSVALVFPGQGAQYVGMGKEFYDSDESLRVLYGKASDILGFDLAQTIFAGTEDGLKQTQVTQPAVFMTSLAIMEALKKALPSWEKKVLCTAGHSLGEYSALVTSGVLAFEEGMKLVSKRGEFIGKASQLNPGTMAAVLGMGKDAISALCEEITSSGSIVEPVNFNTAEQIVVAGTVDGMELFEKLAPGKGAKRVIRLAVSGPFHSSLMTPAAELLDKVVIKAVVNDAVLPVVTNCDAVMTTAKEEFRTKMVRQVNHPVFWENSVKTMISAGVRVFIEIGPGKIIGGLIKKISREIIVLNAENTVTLKNVVEQLSI
- a CDS encoding SDR family NAD(P)-dependent oxidoreductase translates to MKLESKVAFITGAAQGIGKEIAFALAAEGADIVIADMNETAGNITAGEITQKFGRQSIVLKLDVSKPAECEDVVKKILDRFQKIDILINNAGVTRDGLLVRMSEEDWDFVLSINLKGVFNCTKACARVMMKQRSGRIVNIASVVGQMGNAGQINYSASKGGVIAMTKTTARELASRGVLVNAVAPGYIRTAMTDKLSEDVKEQLLKIVPLGRLGEAAEVAK